Proteins encoded by one window of Chromobacterium violaceum ATCC 12472:
- a CDS encoding ArgP/LysG family DNA-binding transcriptional regulator yields MFDPRQLQTLAAVAETGGFDKAAKKLFLTQSAVSQRIRQLEEQLGQPVLTRTSPAEATEAGRQLLRHYQQLLLMENQLLQKLSPAPRQREFTTLAVGVNADSLATWYLQAVTPVLEAHDLLLDVVVDDQDHTHELMRTGHVMGCVSTRPVPIQTGVQHYLGAMRYLCLATPRFAARHFPDGVDHAALARAPSIIFSRKDAVHGQFLRQAIGYEGGFPSFTVPSAQGFVELTRQGVAYSLLPELMLDGDLEDGRLVDLFPGQYMDLPLYWHHWRVESELSQALTEAMLDYCGRHLRQDKVAYHASVGESRQNP; encoded by the coding sequence GTGTTCGACCCCAGACAATTACAGACCCTGGCCGCAGTGGCGGAAACCGGGGGCTTCGACAAAGCCGCCAAGAAGCTGTTTCTGACCCAATCCGCGGTATCGCAACGCATACGCCAGCTGGAGGAACAACTGGGCCAGCCCGTGCTGACCCGCACCTCGCCGGCAGAGGCCACCGAGGCCGGGCGCCAGCTGCTGCGGCATTATCAGCAGTTGTTGCTGATGGAAAACCAGCTGCTGCAAAAACTCAGTCCCGCGCCGCGCCAGCGCGAATTCACCACGCTCGCCGTCGGCGTCAACGCCGACAGCCTGGCCACCTGGTATCTGCAGGCGGTGACGCCGGTGCTGGAAGCCCACGACCTGTTGCTGGACGTGGTGGTCGACGACCAGGACCACACCCATGAACTGATGCGCACCGGCCACGTGATGGGCTGCGTCAGCACCCGGCCGGTGCCGATCCAGACCGGCGTCCAGCATTACCTGGGCGCGATGCGCTATCTGTGCCTGGCCACGCCGCGCTTCGCCGCGCGGCATTTTCCGGACGGCGTCGACCACGCGGCGCTGGCGCGCGCGCCCAGCATCATCTTCAGCCGCAAGGACGCGGTGCACGGCCAGTTCCTGCGCCAGGCGATCGGCTACGAGGGCGGCTTTCCCAGCTTCACCGTGCCCTCGGCCCAGGGCTTCGTCGAACTCACCCGCCAGGGCGTCGCCTACAGCCTGCTGCCGGAGCTGATGCTGGACGGCGACCTGGAAGACGGCCGGCTGGTGGACCTGTTCCCCGGCCAATACATGGACCTGCCGCTGTACTGGCACCACTGGCGGGTGGAATCCGAGCTGTCCCAGGCTTTGACCGAGGCCATGCTGGACTACTGCGGCCGCCACTTGCGCCAGGACAAAGTGGCATATCATGCATCTGTTGGAGAATCACGGCAGAACCCCTGA
- a CDS encoding cytidine deaminase: MTSKQQIPSNEQWAELEMAAQLAARQAYAPYSRFTVGAAILDGNGKIHIGCNVENASYGLSNCAERTAIFAARANHGMQEVVAVCIYTPTDKPASPCGACRQVLNEFGPTMRVRSICDGEDIIDTTLDALLPSAFGPKNLQDASQR, translated from the coding sequence ATGACCAGCAAGCAGCAAATACCCAGCAATGAACAGTGGGCCGAACTGGAAATGGCCGCGCAACTGGCCGCCCGCCAGGCTTACGCGCCCTATAGCCGCTTCACCGTCGGCGCCGCCATCCTGGACGGCAACGGCAAGATACACATCGGCTGCAATGTGGAAAACGCCTCCTACGGCCTGAGCAACTGCGCGGAGCGCACCGCGATCTTCGCCGCCCGCGCCAACCACGGCATGCAGGAAGTGGTGGCGGTTTGCATCTACACCCCCACCGACAAGCCTGCCTCGCCTTGCGGCGCCTGCCGCCAGGTGCTGAACGAATTCGGTCCGACGATGCGCGTGCGCTCGATCTGCGACGGCGAAGACATCATCGACACCACGCTGGACGCGCTGCTGCCCTCCGCCTTCGGTCCCAAGAATCTTCAGGACGCCAGCCAGCGTTGA
- a CDS encoding M23 family metallopeptidase, with the protein MMKSAISYLSALLIGLGAASAHAAEEAQDPALRQQAADALARLAPRPLAKGDLPQPLVEVNRESADRRWVIGSATQPLPLMAGADADQVPLSRLFLARQTDQGWQLAMEGEDGFAALLEAAPDGWLSADERRAWRSQAIRAKRLAPDATGLGLPWQEGSSWSMTGGPHGYSGESQPYDSIDFAGGDGRVLAPQAGVIYKSCLRNGSGLVKLVHDNGYSSTYYHMINLNTVADGQRMAKGAYLGKIGNGLPCGGSTTGPHVHFSLIHQGKAEPVNRKWLGGWQFFSGGRAYQGYASRNGSRVNVGGRLTHYSGGSDPAPTPSGSSGVATPRGGDSRVNLRGGPSLSAEIVGSAARGEQVALQCHIRGEAVDGVWGRTDIWNRTASGHWISDGFIDTGSNAPVVPPCPSSARPW; encoded by the coding sequence ATGATGAAATCCGCCATTTCATATCTGTCCGCGCTGCTGATCGGCCTGGGCGCGGCGTCCGCCCACGCCGCCGAGGAGGCCCAAGACCCCGCGCTGCGCCAGCAAGCCGCCGACGCCTTGGCGCGGCTCGCACCGCGACCGCTGGCCAAGGGAGATCTGCCGCAGCCGCTGGTGGAAGTGAACCGCGAAAGCGCCGACCGCCGCTGGGTGATCGGATCGGCCACCCAGCCGCTGCCGCTCATGGCCGGCGCGGATGCCGACCAGGTGCCGTTGTCCCGCTTGTTCCTGGCGCGCCAGACCGACCAGGGCTGGCAGCTGGCCATGGAAGGAGAAGACGGCTTCGCCGCGCTGCTGGAAGCCGCGCCGGACGGCTGGCTGAGCGCCGACGAGCGGCGCGCCTGGCGCAGCCAGGCCATCCGCGCCAAGCGGCTGGCGCCCGACGCCACCGGCCTGGGCCTGCCCTGGCAGGAAGGCTCAAGCTGGAGCATGACCGGCGGCCCGCACGGCTACAGCGGCGAGAGCCAGCCTTACGATTCCATAGACTTCGCCGGCGGCGACGGCCGGGTGCTGGCACCGCAGGCCGGCGTGATCTACAAAAGCTGCCTGCGCAACGGCAGCGGACTGGTCAAGCTGGTGCACGACAACGGCTATTCCTCCACCTACTACCACATGATCAACCTCAACACGGTGGCCGACGGCCAGCGGATGGCCAAGGGCGCCTATCTGGGCAAGATAGGCAACGGCCTGCCTTGCGGCGGAAGCACCACCGGCCCCCATGTGCACTTCTCGCTGATCCACCAGGGCAAGGCCGAGCCGGTGAACCGCAAGTGGCTGGGCGGATGGCAATTCTTCTCCGGTGGCCGCGCCTACCAGGGCTACGCCTCGCGCAACGGCAGCCGGGTGAACGTGGGCGGACGCCTGACCCACTACAGCGGCGGCAGCGACCCCGCGCCGACGCCGAGCGGTTCCAGCGGCGTCGCCACGCCGCGCGGCGGCGACAGCCGCGTCAACCTGCGCGGCGGCCCCAGCCTGAGCGCGGAAATCGTCGGCAGCGCGGCGCGCGGCGAACAGGTGGCGCTGCAATGCCACATCCGCGGCGAGGCGGTGGACGGCGTCTGGGGCCGCACCGACATCTGGAACCGCACCGCCTCCGGCCACTGGATCAGCGACGGCTTCATCGACACCGGCAGCAACGCGCCGGTGGTGCCGCCCTGCCCGTCATCGGCGCGGCCATGGTAA
- a CDS encoding purine-cytosine permease family protein — MKAKTPASSSLIERRSIDFIPESERHGRVFSQFTLWLAANLQITAVVTGALAVALGGDIVWSIAGLLLGQIAGGAVMALHGAQGPRLGLPQMLACRAQFGVKGAVLPLALACVMYLGFNATGMVLSGQALGQLLQLSDAAGSLLFALAVLLAAALGYRAIHRLGRVDLLPLLAEHARFEPAAFVTAISLSASWQIAFAPYVSDYSRYLPSATPPARVAWAIGLGSTLGAQIAMSLGVLVAAIGGAAFRGHEVAYFVGLGADGAIAAALFFCVAFGKVTISTLNAYGGFMCAGGIASAFGARPEALGPRRRWLIVACMVLVSLGIAVWAQQGFLPLFKSFLLLLLALFTPWSAVNLADFYLLRGGRVDLATLEGADYRWPGLLAYLAGVLLQLPFIDSALFSGPMVRVLGGADVSWLAGWLGAAGLYWLMMRRGAAAWAAVPGGGRSAG; from the coding sequence CCCGCAAGCTCGTCGTTGATCGAGCGCCGTTCCATAGACTTCATCCCCGAAAGCGAGCGGCATGGCCGCGTATTCAGCCAGTTCACCTTGTGGCTGGCGGCCAATCTGCAGATCACCGCCGTCGTCACCGGCGCGCTGGCCGTGGCGCTGGGTGGCGACATCGTCTGGTCCATCGCCGGCTTGCTGTTGGGGCAGATCGCCGGCGGCGCGGTAATGGCGCTGCACGGCGCGCAGGGCCCCCGGCTGGGCTTGCCGCAGATGTTGGCCTGCCGCGCGCAGTTTGGCGTCAAGGGCGCGGTGCTGCCGCTGGCGCTGGCCTGCGTCATGTACCTGGGCTTCAACGCCACCGGCATGGTGTTGTCCGGCCAGGCGCTGGGCCAGTTGCTGCAGCTGAGCGACGCTGCGGGGAGCCTGCTGTTCGCGCTGGCGGTGCTGCTGGCCGCGGCGCTCGGCTACCGGGCGATACACCGGCTGGGGCGGGTGGATCTGCTGCCGTTGCTGGCGGAGCATGCCCGTTTCGAGCCGGCCGCCTTCGTCACGGCGATATCGTTGTCCGCGTCCTGGCAAATCGCTTTCGCGCCCTACGTGTCCGATTATTCGCGCTACCTGCCGTCGGCCACGCCGCCGGCGCGGGTGGCGTGGGCGATAGGCTTGGGCTCAACGCTGGGGGCGCAGATCGCGATGTCGCTGGGCGTGCTGGTGGCGGCCATCGGCGGCGCGGCCTTCCGCGGGCACGAGGTCGCCTATTTCGTCGGCCTGGGCGCCGACGGCGCCATCGCCGCCGCGCTGTTCTTCTGCGTGGCTTTCGGCAAGGTCACGATTTCCACGCTCAACGCTTACGGCGGCTTCATGTGTGCGGGTGGCATCGCCTCGGCGTTCGGCGCGCGCCCGGAGGCGCTGGGGCCGCGCCGGCGCTGGCTGATCGTCGCTTGCATGGTTTTGGTCTCGCTAGGGATCGCGGTCTGGGCGCAGCAAGGCTTCCTGCCGCTGTTCAAGTCTTTCCTGTTGCTGCTGCTGGCGCTGTTCACGCCGTGGAGCGCGGTGAACCTGGCGGATTTTTACCTGTTGCGGGGCGGGAGGGTGGACTTGGCGACGTTGGAAGGAGCCGATTACCGTTGGCCGGGGCTGCTGGCTTACCTGGCGGGCGTGCTGTTGCAGCTGCCCTTCATCGACAGCGCCCTGTTCAGCGGACCCATGGTCCGCGTGCTGGGCGGCGCCGACGTTTCCTGGCTGGCAGGCTGGCTGGGCGCGGCCGGCCTTTACTGGCTGATGATGCGCCGGGGCGCGGCCGCGTGGGCGGCCGTCCCCGGCGGAGGGCGAAGCGCCGGCTAG